A region from the bacterium genome encodes:
- a CDS encoding lysophospholipid acyltransferase family protein, with amino-acid sequence MLYVKYLSYLGWLFIYLIGRSLRLRVLGMERVRAIMQEGKPVIWALWHGRHFILVDRFRNVTFKSRKKMCVMASRSRDGELLAGVLSRFGYTTVRASSSKGATTGFLQLISMIEQGYDTVIAVDGPRGPREQVKSGVILLAQKTGTAIIPLTASAKRFKQLSSWDKYLIPYPFTQAVTVIGNPLTIPREANHDQLDFYRCQLEQELNLITQEADAYFK; translated from the coding sequence TCATTGGTCGGTCACTTCGTTTGCGAGTTCTCGGAATGGAACGCGTTCGAGCCATTATGCAGGAAGGAAAACCCGTTATCTGGGCGTTATGGCACGGTCGGCATTTTATCCTGGTTGACCGGTTTCGGAATGTAACGTTTAAATCGCGGAAGAAAATGTGCGTTATGGCAAGCAGAAGTCGAGATGGAGAATTGTTAGCGGGAGTTTTATCCCGATTCGGATATACAACCGTTCGCGCATCCAGCTCGAAAGGGGCAACCACTGGATTTCTCCAACTGATATCGATGATAGAACAGGGATATGATACTGTTATTGCAGTTGATGGTCCGCGAGGTCCGCGAGAACAGGTTAAATCCGGAGTGATTTTATTAGCGCAGAAAACCGGTACGGCGATTATCCCGCTCACTGCTAGCGCAAAACGATTTAAACAACTTTCCTCTTGGGATAAATATCTTATTCCGTATCCGTTTACGCAAGCAGTAACTGTTATTGGGAATCCACTTACTATTCCTAGAGAAGCGAACCATGACCAGCTTGACTTCTATCGATGCCAGCTCGAACAGGAACTGAACCTAATTACTCAAGAAGCAGATGCATATTTTAAATAG
- the tgt gene encoding tRNA guanosine(34) transglycosylase Tgt yields MVKLMFKVIHTDQSTKARVGRLQTPHGVVETPVFMPVGTQGTVKTVTPEELIDAGAQIILSNTYHLYLRPGEQLIQEAGGLHKFMHWSKPILTDSGGYQVFSMSKLRKITEDGVEFQSHIDGSRHFMTPEKCIQIQHALGADIIMAFDECTPYPCEKDYVEQSLRVTTQWAKRCQIEHQKLAASGQSSENNPQSLFGIVQGGMYPDLRVESAKQLVDLDFPGYAIGGLSVGEPKLIMYEMIETVEPELPKDKPRYLMGVGTPEDIFEAVERGIDMFDCVMPTRNGRTGTVFTQFGRLVIRNAQYARDFIPLDETCDCYACKNYTRAYIRHLINVGEILGLRLTTLHNLHFLLQLMVKIRDAIRKNRFLEFKKGFLTKYQY; encoded by the coding sequence GTGGTTAAACTTATGTTCAAGGTTATTCATACCGATCAATCTACTAAAGCGCGGGTAGGTCGGTTACAAACACCGCATGGAGTGGTGGAAACGCCGGTATTTATGCCGGTTGGAACGCAAGGAACAGTTAAAACCGTTACCCCTGAAGAGCTGATTGATGCTGGTGCCCAAATTATTTTAAGTAATACTTACCATCTCTATCTCCGTCCGGGGGAACAGTTGATTCAAGAGGCCGGCGGGCTGCATAAATTCATGCACTGGTCAAAACCGATTCTAACCGATTCCGGCGGGTATCAGGTATTCAGTATGAGCAAATTACGGAAGATAACTGAAGATGGGGTGGAGTTCCAATCGCATATAGATGGTTCCCGGCATTTTATGACTCCGGAAAAATGTATCCAAATCCAGCATGCGCTCGGTGCGGATATTATCATGGCGTTTGATGAATGTACCCCCTATCCCTGTGAAAAAGATTATGTAGAACAATCACTGCGAGTTACAACTCAATGGGCTAAACGATGCCAGATTGAACATCAGAAGTTAGCGGCGAGTGGTCAGAGTTCAGAAAACAATCCGCAATCGTTATTCGGTATCGTCCAAGGGGGAATGTATCCGGATTTAAGGGTTGAATCTGCAAAACAGTTGGTAGACCTCGATTTTCCAGGGTATGCGATAGGCGGATTAAGTGTTGGCGAACCGAAATTGATAATGTATGAAATGATTGAAACTGTAGAACCGGAACTGCCGAAAGATAAACCACGATATTTGATGGGAGTTGGTACGCCGGAAGATATTTTCGAAGCGGTTGAACGAGGAATCGATATGTTTGACTGTGTAATGCCAACTCGAAATGGAAGAACGGGAACAGTATTCACTCAATTCGGTCGCTTAGTCATTCGAAATGCGCAATATGCACGAGATTTCATTCCGCTGGATGAAACCTGCGATTGTTATGCTTGCAAAAACTATACTCGCGCGTATATCCGTCACCTAATTAATGTTGGAGAAATCCTTGGGTTACGTCTAACAACTTTACATAACTTGCATTTTCTCCTACAATTGATGGTTAAAATACGGGATGCAATCCGTAAAAACCGGTTTTTAGAGTTCAAAAAAGGGTTCTTAACCAAATATCAATACTAA
- the yajC gene encoding preprotein translocase subunit YajC — MFLLGIAYAMGTSPAGTNGAAEPQAIPFFAQPWFMIVIMVAIMYFFLWLPQKKERKKHAEKLKALKKGDKIITTGGIHGIVANAAGDPVKVKIADNVKIDISRSAIAVIEPAQEESKEV; from the coding sequence ATGTTTTTATTAGGTATAGCTTATGCAATGGGCACATCGCCGGCAGGAACCAATGGAGCAGCGGAACCGCAAGCGATACCGTTTTTCGCACAGCCATGGTTTATGATTGTTATTATGGTAGCAATAATGTATTTCTTCCTGTGGTTGCCCCAGAAGAAAGAGCGAAAAAAACATGCGGAAAAACTGAAAGCGCTTAAAAAAGGGGATAAAATTATTACGACTGGCGGAATTCATGGTATTGTTGCTAACGCTGCTGGTGACCCAGTTAAAGTTAAAATAGCTGATAATGTGAAAATTGATATATCACGGTCAGCAATAGCGGTTATTGAACCTGCACAAGAGGAAAGCAAAGAGGTTTAA
- a CDS encoding HD domain-containing protein, translating into MKNAIKRKTNRVTRPLIVLNDIRNSVDIKAYIQQADKHLDAIGYTEHGQRHASIVSARCQQILTDLGFSDREAELGAIAGYMHDIGNVISRHDHGQIAALLALRILEKLGMDAAEIAIIIGAIGNHDDEEGQGEPVSNVGSALIIADKSDVHHTRVRNPKMISFDIHDRVNYAVRHSELKVDKSGKKIWLELNIDTSISQVMEYFEIFLTRMIVSRRAAQFLGCQFGLIVNQVTLL; encoded by the coding sequence ATGAAAAATGCTATAAAACGAAAAACCAATCGGGTTACCCGCCCCTTAATCGTTCTAAACGATATCCGAAATAGTGTCGATATCAAAGCATATATCCAGCAAGCGGATAAACATCTTGATGCGATTGGATATACCGAGCATGGACAACGACATGCCAGTATTGTTTCTGCGCGATGCCAGCAGATATTAACAGACCTTGGGTTTTCTGACCGAGAAGCAGAACTTGGCGCTATTGCCGGATACATGCATGATATTGGGAACGTTATTTCCCGACATGACCATGGTCAGATTGCTGCGTTATTAGCATTGCGGATACTCGAAAAACTCGGGATGGATGCCGCAGAAATTGCGATTATCATTGGAGCGATCGGAAACCATGATGATGAAGAAGGACAAGGTGAACCGGTCAGCAACGTCGGGTCTGCGCTCATTATTGCGGATAAATCGGATGTACATCATACCCGGGTACGTAATCCCAAAATGATATCGTTTGATATTCACGACCGGGTCAATTATGCGGTACGGCATTCAGAACTGAAGGTAGATAAATCGGGGAAAAAAATCTGGCTGGAATTGAATATTGATACCAGCATCTCGCAGGTGATGGAATATTTTGAAATATTCCTCACCCGGATGATTGTTTCTCGTCGGGCAGCGCAGTTTCTTGGATGCCAGTTCGGATTAATTGTGAATCAAGTGACGTTGTTATAA
- a CDS encoding cation-transporting P-type ATPase — METLLGKHWHHLPTQEIIELLDTDPQKGLDLFEVKRRQEHFGPNQLTPRKGKSPILRFLAQFHNPLIYILLVASVITLVLKDVVDAVVIFAVVLVNAIVGFIQESKAEKAIEALAKVVATETTVIRARKQLRVNATELVPGDIVLVKSGDKVPADIRLIRSRDLQVAEATLTGESVPVMKEAEEILPKETILADRRNMIYASTLVTYGQGEGIVIATGDNTEVGRISQLLSEVKILETPLTRKIARFSEILLYVILSFSAITFIFGVYRGEPIVDMLMAAIALAVGAIPEGLPAAITITLAIGVARMAKRRAIIRKLPAVETIGSTTVICSDKTGTLTQNQMTVKAIVVGDQYYQVSGTGYKPTGEILAQEKRINLAETPALKECLLAGMLCNDSVLLEKAGVYDAQGDPTEVALLVSGLKAGLSSEKIAVEYSRLDSIPFESQHQYMATLHAVTETQKRIAYLKGAGEVIIEKCSTALDSFGNKIALDKPKIFQQINELAAQGLRVLAFARAELSDNINQLRPSDISTGLTFLGLQGMIDPPRPEAITAVKACQNAGICVKMITGDHALTAAAIAKQLGLQRNTESKSQLPPVLTGKEITEYADEQLITAVEQTSVFARVSPEQKLRLVEALQSRHHIVAMTGDGVNDAPALKKADIGIAMGISGTDVAKESADMVLTDDNFASIEAAVEEGRGIFDNIVKFITWTLPTNLGEALVIMAAIFSGTILPVLPIQLLWINMTTASVLGIMLAFELKEPDLMLRPPRNPQAPILTKTLVLRLLTVGFLILLGAFWLFRLELRNGASLAEARTVAVNTVVMVELFYLFNCRSLTRSMVSIGILSNRWLVVGVIAMIILQLLFTYIPIMNRLFGSAPINVISWLRILTVSSIVYIIIEIEKWLRMRSEQKGIRDSNLKTFCQGNG; from the coding sequence ATGGAAACATTGCTCGGGAAACATTGGCATCATCTTCCGACACAAGAAATTATCGAACTATTAGATACAGACCCGCAAAAGGGATTAGATCTTTTTGAAGTTAAACGGCGGCAAGAACATTTCGGGCCCAATCAATTAACTCCACGAAAAGGCAAAAGTCCTATCCTCCGTTTTTTAGCGCAATTTCATAATCCGTTAATTTATATCTTGCTTGTCGCAAGTGTAATCACCCTAGTTTTGAAAGATGTTGTTGATGCGGTAGTCATTTTCGCCGTAGTGTTGGTTAATGCAATTGTCGGATTTATCCAGGAGTCTAAAGCGGAAAAGGCAATTGAAGCGTTAGCTAAAGTAGTCGCTACCGAAACCACGGTTATTCGAGCTAGGAAACAACTACGGGTCAATGCGACGGAATTAGTTCCGGGTGATATTGTTCTGGTGAAATCTGGGGATAAAGTTCCGGCGGATATCCGCTTAATTCGTTCCCGCGACCTGCAAGTGGCGGAAGCGACCTTAACTGGTGAATCGGTTCCTGTGATGAAAGAAGCAGAAGAGATTCTTCCGAAAGAAACTATTTTAGCTGACCGCAGAAATATGATTTATGCTTCAACGTTGGTCACCTATGGTCAAGGAGAAGGTATTGTAATCGCTACAGGAGACAATACCGAAGTTGGGCGAATATCGCAATTGCTCTCAGAAGTGAAAATATTAGAAACTCCACTAACCCGAAAAATCGCTCGATTTAGTGAGATATTACTCTATGTTATTCTTTCTTTTTCGGCGATAACATTTATCTTCGGTGTTTATCGAGGAGAACCAATAGTGGATATGTTAATGGCAGCGATTGCGCTGGCGGTTGGTGCCATCCCAGAAGGGTTACCAGCAGCGATTACCATAACGTTAGCGATTGGGGTTGCCCGCATGGCTAAACGCCGGGCAATAATTCGCAAACTGCCGGCGGTCGAAACCATAGGTAGTACGACTGTAATCTGTTCGGATAAAACAGGAACCTTAACTCAAAATCAAATGACGGTTAAAGCAATCGTCGTTGGTGACCAATATTATCAGGTTAGCGGGACCGGATATAAACCCACCGGGGAAATTCTTGCCCAAGAAAAAAGAATTAATCTTGCTGAGACACCGGCATTAAAAGAATGTCTTCTTGCTGGGATGTTGTGTAATGATAGCGTATTATTAGAAAAAGCCGGAGTCTACGATGCGCAAGGAGACCCGACCGAAGTTGCTCTGCTTGTTTCAGGTCTAAAAGCTGGTCTATCCTCAGAAAAAATAGCGGTTGAATATTCTCGGCTTGATTCGATTCCGTTCGAATCCCAACATCAGTATATGGCAACACTACATGCCGTTACGGAAACCCAAAAGCGAATAGCGTATCTAAAAGGAGCCGGTGAAGTTATTATCGAAAAATGTTCGACTGCACTCGATTCATTCGGCAATAAAATAGCGCTGGATAAACCCAAAATATTTCAGCAGATAAATGAGCTAGCTGCGCAAGGACTACGGGTATTAGCGTTTGCCCGCGCAGAATTATCGGACAACATAAATCAATTGCGTCCGTCGGATATCTCGACCGGATTAACATTTCTTGGGTTGCAAGGTATGATTGACCCACCTCGACCTGAAGCTATCACCGCGGTGAAAGCATGTCAAAACGCTGGGATTTGTGTCAAAATGATAACCGGAGACCATGCCTTAACGGCGGCAGCGATAGCGAAACAGCTCGGTTTACAGCGCAATACCGAATCCAAATCGCAATTGCCACCGGTACTAACCGGTAAAGAAATAACCGAATATGCTGATGAACAACTGATTACTGCCGTGGAACAAACGTCAGTTTTCGCGCGGGTATCTCCGGAACAGAAGTTACGATTAGTTGAAGCGTTACAATCGCGTCATCATATTGTTGCTATGACCGGAGATGGAGTTAATGATGCTCCGGCATTAAAAAAAGCGGATATCGGTATCGCTATGGGAATTAGTGGAACTGATGTAGCAAAAGAATCAGCAGATATGGTTTTAACGGATGATAATTTTGCGTCGATCGAAGCGGCTGTTGAAGAAGGCAGAGGAATTTTTGATAACATAGTTAAATTTATTACTTGGACCTTACCCACTAATCTAGGGGAAGCGTTGGTAATAATGGCAGCAATTTTTAGCGGAACGATACTTCCTGTTCTACCCATCCAACTGTTATGGATTAATATGACTACCGCAAGTGTTTTAGGAATTATGCTAGCGTTTGAACTCAAGGAGCCGGATTTAATGTTACGTCCGCCGCGTAATCCCCAAGCGCCAATTTTAACGAAGACTCTTGTTTTGCGTTTATTAACTGTAGGGTTTCTTATATTACTAGGTGCTTTTTGGCTTTTTAGGTTAGAACTACGCAATGGTGCTTCACTTGCTGAAGCTCGAACCGTTGCAGTAAATACTGTAGTTATGGTCGAGTTATTTTATTTATTTAACTGTCGGTCATTGACTCGGTCAATGGTTAGTATAGGAATACTGTCGAATCGGTGGTTGGTCGTTGGGGTTATAGCCATGATTATATTACAATTACTTTTTACTTACATTCCGATAATGAACCGCCTTTTTGGTAGTGCACCAATTAATGTAATATCGTGGTTGAGAATACTTACGGTTAGTTCCATCGTCTATATTATAATAGAGATAGAAAAATGGTTGCGAATGCGAAGTGAACAGAAAGGTATTCGAGATTCGAATTTAAAAACTTTTTGTCAAGGAAATGGATAA